ctttgatCTTGGGATTTGTCCTTTTTTATTCCCGTAGCATGCAAAAATTctaaaaagagtaaaaaataattctaggattttttttattttctttttttttgttaccacCTTCATATCAAAAATACGAAAGGCAGCTTTTCAATAAAAGCACAACAATAgcagaaaatggtaaaaatagcttttaattgGTAAAATGAGGCAGAAATTGCATTGGAGACAAACCTCTATgctctaggaaaaaaagaaagtatatatttttcaaCTTGCATTATAACCCATCCCCAAGTTCCCAAGATTgcgaaagaaaaaaaatatttttaaaaggaaaaaaaaatacttcgTGCACATCTGAAACatgcaaggaaaggaaagtggCTAATTTTTGCTGTTGCCGTTTTAAGTCTAACTTAAATCTTCTCTAAAGTGGTTCGTTTCGGAAGTCTTTGAAAACAACTGCCTACCCAAACATCTGTTGGAAGCCGAGTTTATTCCAAGGTTACGCGTCTCCCTCATAGATAAAATAACCGTCATTgatagctattaaaaaaaataatcaaaacctcaaaaagaagggggaaggaaaaaaaatccaatatatacgtttaaatatttatacagaaGCCGTCCGTAATTGCACCATTCCGAAGATGTGACAGGCGGAGGGATATCGAGTCTACCCTAAattaatttgtgtgtgtgtgtgtgtgtgtggtgggtttCTATTGCTTATTGCTCCGAGCGAGGGGCAGCAGCCGCCTCGCCGCGCTGCCGGGGCCGGGATGGGGGCCGGGGGTACCGGTTTGGAGCTgtcggggtggggggtgggggagagggacggggagggggtggggggccgccggccgccccTCAGTCATCCACGTCGATCTCCacgtcctcctcctcctcctcctcctcctcgctgtcccggcggctgcggggccgcTCCGTGgggggcgaggcggggcggggcggcggcggggcgccgggctcccgggcggcggcggggggcggcggcgaggACCCGGGCCGCGCCTTGCCCCTTCCCTCGGCGCTGGGCTCCAGCTCGGCCAAGGCCACGATGTCCACGGCGGGGTTGGGGCCCAGCTTTTTGGCCGATTCCACGTCGGCCTTCATCTCCTCCAGGTCTCGCTTGAGCTTGGCGCGGCGGTTCTGGAACCAGGTGATGACCTGGGCGTTGGtgagccccagctgctgggcgATCTGGTCCCGGTCCGCCGGTGACAGGTATTTTTGGTAGAGGAACCGCTTCTCCAGCTCGTAGATCTGGTGGTTGGTGAAGGCCGTCCGCGACTTTCGACGCTTCTTCGGCGTTTGCCGCTGCCCGAAGATCGTCATCCCGTCCCTGCCTGCCGACGAGCCGCCAGATTGTCGCCGCTTTCCCCACGTCCCCCGTCCCCAcgccccagcccccagcccccccgcccctgcctCGTCGGTGTCGGGGGAGAGCGGGGCAGAGCCGCTGCTCCTGCACCCCGAGGGCCGCGGGGGGAGGATGCCGCCGGGTACCGGGcgcccagggaccccccccatcccaccccgTGCGGCACCCcgggagatggggggggggcggggaggggggggggcaggaaaaCAAGGCCGTGGGGAGGAGCGGGGCACCCACCCGCGGGAGGATCCCCCCACTCTGCGAGGGGCTTACCTTCGGCCGCCTGCAGCACGCTGACTTCCAGCCCCTTGAAGGTCTTGCTGGCCAGCTCTTCCAGGGCGCAGAGGGGCGAGGTCTGGGAGAGCAGCGCCCGGCCGGAGAGGGGCAGCCCGGCCGGGGGGTGCTTCTCGGCGGCGGAGAGGAGGTGGGCCGTTCCGCAGAGGGTGTAACTCCTCCGCACCGAAGGCTTGTTGAGGATGTCCTCGATGCTGAAGGGGGTGAGGGGCTTGTTGGAGTTGGCCGGCGGTGGGAGGTGATCCAAGGGGCTCCGCCGCCGTTCTTCCCCCGAGGAGGGCTTGGGTTCTTCTTTGGAAGTCATGGTGGGGCCGGGCCGCGCGGGGCTGCCTTCCCCACCCGCGACGGGGATGCGCTGCCGCGGGGAGAAGCCCCCGGCGGGACCGCGAGGTGACGGCGGCGGAGACAGCGAGCAAAAGTTGAAGCCCACCTCCAACTCCGGCGGAGGAGCCCCGGGTCCTCCCGGGGAAAGCCACGtcgggcggcgggcagggcgggcagggcggcgggcTGAGGCCGGGAGCGGAGCTGCCGTCGGTCCCTCGCCGGGAGGTGGTCCTGCTGCACCTCTTGTCCCAGGGTTTTGGGTCGgggatttcccccccccttctctctcttcctcctcagtCTCCGTTCGCTcgctctctcctctctcttcctcttcccagctgctATTTTAAGAAACACCCCAAATCGCAGCACTTTTCctaccctccccccccccccaagcgAATACTcccccaaaaaataataaaaaaaaagaaggaaaaaagaaaaaattaaaaagcagactTCGGAGAGGGGGAGAGCAGCCCTCGCACCGAGACCTCGGACCAGGGGGAAAGAGGCGAGAAGAGACGGGGTAATTGACTATTGCTAACAAGTTATTGTTGATTGGGAGGTAATCAATTATCTTCAATGACACTTTTcgccctctctctctctctcgctctctctctctctgtccaATGCAGGCTTTTGCAAGTTCGGAGACCCATTAATTAGGAGGCGGTATGGAGGTGGAGCCCAGTTGAATTATAATGCTGAATGCACTTGTCATATTCTGGCCCTGCTATTTGTTTggacatatatatttttaaattacattacaAACCAGCCTTTATTGCATCAGGATAATACAGTatagtgaaaaataataataagcgaaaacaaaacaaaccgAAAAATATCCGGCGGtatcttttttattcttccttccccccgagatttttttttcttctatttctccCTCCTGTTAATTTCGGCTActagtttatttaaaatgtctctctCCGGCTTTATCCAGAGCcgtttgattttttttaatgaggggAAGAAGGTGAGAGCCTGGTTCCAGGTAAGGCAGACCTTTCCTTTCCAATAAAATACGATGGTTTCCGCCGAATTTGTCGTGCTCCTCTTTCCCAGCGCCCTGTGCCGGAGCGGGctgcgggggccggggcgggggtaGCCCGGCGGCCGGGCAGGACCCCCCCGGGAGGGTGCCGGTACCGGGAGTGCCCGCGGAGGGGCTGtgcggcggggcgcgggccggGATTGCTGCCGGGATGTCGGCGGCTTCTTCGCCTTCGTAggcgccgggggcggcgggTGATGCCGGCCGGGGGCAGCGCGAGGAGAAGGGGCAGGctgcggccgccgccgccccgcacAGCGCTGTGTCGGGGCCGGGGAGGGCCGGTTTCCAGCCCGAGGCCTTTTGCTGCGAGCCTACGGACGGCTCTGAGGGGGGggagcagcggcggcggggcttGCTGTGCCCCCCGCCCTCGGGGGACAactggcccggcccggcgcggctgTCCGTGGGGGCCAAAACTGCtccttattattattttcactcGAGCCGCCCGCCCGCTTCTGCTTCGCCGCTCCGCAGCGCCGGAGACAAAGCCTGGGGCCGGGGGTAAGCGCCTGGCCCCCTCCCTGGGCGGGGAGCGCcccgcggggcgcggggccgcggacccgggccggggctggacggggcgggcggcggccgccgggcgCATcgcggggcagcggggcgggagGAGAGGCCGGGGCCGGATCCGGCTCTAACTTTTCCTCCTCACCTTGACGGGCAGGAGGAGGGCggctggcagctcccaggcCGCTGGGTACCAAACAAGCACAAAAGAAGCAAATGGCTCCTCTCCTTAAAGCGCCCTCTTCCCATTTTTTATAGCTCTCTGGGAGTCTCTTTATGCAGTGACCTATTTTTAAAGGCCTATATTGGGTTATTCATCATATCAAATACTGcgaggagctgggggggagcTGGTCGGGGGGAGCGAATTACACTGATTCTAAATCGCCCAGCTTCTTTGCTTTGCTAGGTGGATTATTTGCTTCGCTTTGCTTGGGTTTTATGAAGtgatttaaacatattttaaccAATTAGAgactttcctcctctcccttgtGTCCCCTCGCATTATTTTCCAGCGTGGCGTTTTATGTCAGGATCCGGGTTTTATTGAGAACTCAGC
The Falco naumanni isolate bFalNau1 chromosome 9, bFalNau1.pat, whole genome shotgun sequence DNA segment above includes these coding regions:
- the LBX1 gene encoding transcription factor LBX1, which translates into the protein MTSKEEPKPSSGEERRRSPLDHLPPPANSNKPLTPFSIEDILNKPSVRRSYTLCGTAHLLSAAEKHPPAGLPLSGRALLSQTSPLCALEELASKTFKGLEVSVLQAAEGRDGMTIFGQRQTPKKRRKSRTAFTNHQIYELEKRFLYQKYLSPADRDQIAQQLGLTNAQVITWFQNRRAKLKRDLEEMKADVESAKKLGPNPAVDIVALAELEPSAEGRGKARPGSSPPPPAAAREPGAPPPPRPASPPTERPRSRRDSEEEEEEEEDVEIDVDD